In the Neofelis nebulosa isolate mNeoNeb1 chromosome 11, mNeoNeb1.pri, whole genome shotgun sequence genome, one interval contains:
- the LOC131489422 gene encoding hydroxycarboxylic acid receptor 2 — protein MNLHQQQNHFLEIDKKNCCVFRDDFIANVLPPVLGLEFVFGLLGNGLALWIFCFHLKSWKSSRIFLFNLAVADFLLIICLPFLTDNYVRKWDWKFGDIPCRLMLFMLAMNRQGSIIFLTVVAVDRYFRVVHPHHALNKISNRTAAIISCLLWGVTIGLTGHLLHKKMLIRNRDANLCSSFSICHTFRWHDAMFLLEFILPLGIILFCSARIICSLRQRQMDRHAKIKRAISFITVVAIVFIICFLPSVAVRIRIFWLLHTTGTKNCDVYRSVDLAFFITLSFTYMNSMLDPLVYYFSSPSFPNFFSALINRCLRKKTPQGPDNNQSTSMELTGDLSTTRSVPDTLVANPSEPWNPSHPAPASR, from the coding sequence ATGAACCTGCACCAGCAGCAGAATCATTTTCTGGAAATAGACAAGAAGAACTGCTGTGTGTTCCGGGATGACTTCATTGCCAATGTGCTGCCGCCAGTGCTGGGGCTGGAGTTTGTGTTCGGGCTCCTGGGCAATGGTCTTGCCCTGTGGATTTTCTGCTTCCACCTCAAGTCCTGGAAATCCAGCCGGATTTTCCTGTTCAACTTGGCCGTGGCCGACTTTCTCCTGATCATCTGCCTGCCATTCTTGACGGACAACTACGTGAGGAAGTGGGACTGGAAGTTTGGGGACATCCCTTGCAGGCTGATGCTCTTTATGCTGGCCATGAACCGCCAGGGCAGCATCATCTTCCTCACCGTGGTGGCTGTGGACAGGTATTTCCGGGTGGTCCATCCCCACCACGCTCTGAACAAGATCTCCAATCGGACGGCGGCCATCATCTCCTGCCTCTTGTGGGGTGTCACCATCGGCCTGACGGGTCACCTCCTGCACAAAAAGATGTTGATCAGGAATCGAGATGCGAATTTGTGCAGCAGCTTTAGCATCTGCCATACCTTCAGGTGGCACGATGCCATGTTCCTGCTGGAGTTCATCCTGCCCCTGGGCATCATCCTGTTCTGCTCGGCCAGGATCATCTGCAGCCTGCGCCAGCGACAAATGGACAGACACGCCAAGATCAAGAGGGCCATCAGCTTCATCACGGTGGTGGCCATTGTCTTCATCATCTGCTTCCTGCCCAGCGTGGCTGTGCGCATACGCATTTTCTGGCTCCTGCACACCACGGGTACGAAGAACTGTGATGTCTATCGCTCGGTTGACCTGGCGTTTTTCATCACCCTCAGCTTCACCTACATGAACAGCATGCTGGACCCTTTGGTATACTACTTCTCCAGCCCATCTTTTCCCAACTTCTTCTCCGCCCTGATCAACCGCTGCCTGCGGAAGAAGACACCACAAGGGCCAGATAATAACCAGAGCACAAGCATGGAGCTCACGGGGGATCTGAGTACAACCAGGAGTGTTCCAGACACTTTAGTGGCCAACCCCAGTGAGCCGTGGAACCCATCTCATCCAGCCCCAGCTTCTCGCTAA
- the HCAR1 gene encoding hydroxycarboxylic acid receptor 1 — translation MDNGSCCLIEGDPISQVMPPLLIVAFVLGALGNGVALCGFCFCMKTWKPSTIYLFNLAVADFLLMICLPFRTDYYWRQRQWAFEDIPCRVALFMLAMNRAGSIVFLTVVAVDRYFKVVHPHHLVNAISNRAAAGIVSALWTVVILGTLYLLMENHLCVQEDTVSCESFIMESANGWHDIMFQLEFFLPLGVILFCSCKIIWSLKQRQQLARQTRMKKAIRFITVVAVVFVTCYLPSVSARLYFLWTVPSSACDPSVHVALHVTLSFTYMNSMLDPLVYYFSSPSFPKFYTKLKMRSLRPKNPGRSKTQRPEEMPISNLCRKSCASVANSFQSQSDVQWDLQMC, via the coding sequence ATGGACAACGGGTCGTGCTGCCTCATCGAGGGGGACCCCATCTCTCAGGTGATGCCCCCGCTGCTGATCGTGGCCTTCGTGCTTGGCGCCCTGGGCAACGGCGTCGCCCTGTGCGGTTTCTGCTTCTGCATGAAGACCTGGAAGCCGAGCACCATTTACCTTTTCAACCTGGCCGTGGCCGACTTCCTTCTCATGATCTGCCTGCCCTTCCGGACGGACTACTACTGGAGACAGAGGCAGTGGGCCTTTGAGGACATTCCCTGTCGGGTGGCCCTCTTCATGCTGGCCATGAACAGGGCCGGGAGCATCGTCTTCCTCACGGTGGTGGCGGTGGACAGGTACTTCAAGGTGGTCCACCCCCACCACCTGGTGAACGCCATCTCCAACCGGGCTGCCGCCGGCATCGTGTCTGCCCTTTGGACCGTGGTCATCCTGGGGACCCTCTACCTTttgatggagaaccatctgtgtGTGCAAGAAGACACCGTATCTTGCGAGAGCTTCATCATGGAGTCGGCCAACGGCTGGCACGACATCATGTTCCAGCTGGAGTTCTTCCTGCCCCTCGGTGTCATCCTGTTTTGCTCCTGCAAGATTATTTGGAGCCTGAAGCAGAGGCAGCAGCTGGCCAGGCAGACTCGGATGAAGAAGGCCATCCGGTTCATCACGGTGGTGGCGGTTGTGTTCGTCACGTGCTATCTGCCCAGCGTGTCGGCCAGGCTCTATTTCCTCTGGACGGTGCCCTCGAGTGCCTGTGACCCCTCCGTCCACGTAGCCCTGCACGTGACCCTCAGCTTCACCTACATGAACAGCATGCTGGACCCGCTGGTGTATTATTTTTCGAGTCCCTCGTTCCCCAAATTCTACACCAAGCTCAAAATGCGCAGTTTGAGACCTAAGAATCCGGGACGCTCCAAGACCCAGAGGCCAGAAGAGATGCCAATTTCCAACCTCTGTCGCAAGAGTTGTGCCAGTGTGGCAAACAGCTTCCAGAGCCAATCCGACGTGCAGTGGGATCTCCAGATGTGTTGA